The stretch of DNA TGCTAAAACACTCCAAAAACTAAATGCTTATCATGAATTTAAAAAAATCTATGAATCGAAAATTCCAGATTGGATAGATCAACGCGTTTTGAAAAGTGGAGTGAAAATCGACATGAAAGCCAAGATGCTTTTGGCAGAATTTGTAGGTGCAAATTTATCTAGATTAGATAATGAAATCGAGAAATTAGCATTGATTATCGGAAAAGGAAACACCATTACACCAGACCAAATAGAGCGAAATATAGGCATAAGCAAAGATTATAACAATTTTGAGTTGCGTACGGCAATCATTAACAAAGACATGCCAAAGATTGCTTCTATTATTCATTATTTCGATAAAAACCCAAAAGAAAATCCTATTATAGTTACTATTTCGGCTATTTTTAATTTGTTTCAGAGTCTAGTAATTTTGCATACATTAGAAGATAAATCACCCTCCAATGCAGCTAAAAATTTAGGAGTTCATCCGTATTTTGTGAATGAGTATTTTACGGGAGCAAAAAATTATCCACTAAAATCTACTATGCAAATTATTTCCTTAATACGTGAATATGATATGAAAAGCAAAGGAGTAGGAGCTACCGGAAATGTTTCTCATGCCGATTTACTAAAAGAATTGGCAATAAAAATAATACACTCATAAAAATTTCGATAACCAAAAAACAGTATTAATTTTACCACATTAAAAAAAATAAAAAAATGATCGAAGAAATTATGCAATACGACACCGTAATTATTGGTTCTGGGCCTGCAGGTTATACGGCAGCCATATATGCTGCACGAGCAAATCTTAATCCTGTTGTTTTTACGGGAATGGAGCCTGGAGGACAATTAACTACAACGACAGATGTTGATAATTTCCCTGGATATCCTGATGGAATTACAGGTCCAGATATGATGGCTGATTTGCAAAAACAAGCAGAACGTTTCGGTACGAAAGTTATTTACGAATACATTACAGAAGCTAACTTAGCAACAGAGGTTGGGCAAATACATAAGCTAAAAACAAGTAGTGGAAAAGAAATTCATGCCAAAACAGTCATAATTTCTACCGGTGCAACTGCAAAATATTTAGGCTTAGATGATGAAAAGAAGTATGCCGGAAGCGGTGTATCTGCATGTGCCACATGTGATGGGTTTTTCTACAAAGGCAAAGACGTTGCAGTAATTGGCGGGGGAGATACAGCTGCAGAAGAGGCAACGTATTTATCAAAACTATGTAAAAAAGTCTATTTACTGATCAGAAGAGATGAAATGCGCGCCTCTAAAGCAATGCAAGAAAAAGTTTTTAAAACACAAAATATAGAAGTAATGTTCAACCACGAGTTGATTGGTTTAGAAGGTGATATGGTAGTGCAAAAAGCCAATATCATCAATAACAAAACCAATGAAAAATCTTCTTTAGAGTTGGATGGTGTATTTATTGCGATAGGACACACGCCAAATACAGATCTCTTCAAAACGCAACTAAACATGGACGAGATGGGGTATTTAGTAACAGAAGATAAATCGACCAAAACAAATTTGCCAGGAGTTTTTGCTGCAGGAGATGTACAAGATAGTGTCTATAGGCAAGCGATTACAGCTGCAGGAACGGGGTGTATGGCTGCTTTGGATGCCGAAAAATACATCTTACAAAATTTCTCTTAAAATAGCAGAATTTTTAAACAAATAGTAATAGAAAACATGTCTTCGAGAGAAGATATGTTTTTTGTATAAAATGATTCTTTTTTCCTGCCCGTTTTGGTAGGATAAAATTGTATTTTTACCAAAATTTATAAATCATAAAATGAACTCTCCTTTTAAAACATATTTCGATCAAGTGCTTTCTCTTTGTGAATTTGATGAAGATTTACGCAAAGGTTTGTTGTTTTTTATGGGCTGCTCAATGGTAAATAACAATGCAAATGAGATAATGAGTCTTCATAATAGCGAAAACGAAATTCAGCAAGCACTCAATCAATTAGTTTTTTTATACGAACAACCTAGTTCGACAGATAATCACTTATTCGAGTTGGATTATCAGTCGATAAATAACCTTTTATATTCTGTAAATGTATTGTATCTGGATCATATTCAGCCGCAAAACAAAGATTGGAAAGAACAACTACAAGCTTTGCAAACTTATTCGGTTGTAGAAGATTTTGTGAACATATTTATCGATAAGAAATTTACGATTGCAACGAATCATCGTGTGATAACTGATTTTTTCGAGAAAATTGGTGCTTATTTATCGCTTTTGCAATACGATGATTCTATGTCGTACAAAGCAGGTATTGCATACAATAAGGTTTATCAGGAAAAAGATTTCGAAGGTTTCAATTTTTTGCAAGCTACAATTTTACGGATTTCCCCGCCGATGTATCGCGCCCTGTACAAGTTTCCTCTTTTCTTTATTTACGACCCCAATAGGCTAAATGCAAATCATTTATTTTCAACCATTTTACAGTTTTTCTACTTAGACACCAATCGTACAATTGCCAAACATATACATGCTTTCCATAATTATTTGTTCCTAAAACCAAATTCTATGAGCTTGCGAAAAGAATGGAATTTCGAAACCGAAAATCGTGGACAAATGATTTCTCAATTAATGTTCAATACGTTGTCGATTAGAAATTCACCTTTATTTCAATTTCGAAATGAATTTTTAGGATCAAATGATTTTATATATTCAGACCTGAAAAATCAAACCATTTCTCAAGAAGATTTCATATTGCGTTTGCAAAATTTATTCGAGAATTATTATGAAATCAATATCGACGACATGGTACATGAAGAATACAATCATGCCGAATATTTACAGTTTTTGGCGATTCTGTTTTATGAAGTTTCTGCGCACGCCATGTTGCCAGAAAAAATAATTAATTAATTTTTAATAGAAGTATAGAAAACAAAAAAAAGCCTTTTTATTATAGTTTAAAGGCTTTTTTTTAATGATTATCGCTTTGTCAATTTTACGTTATTCAAGCGAGTCGAGTTAAGAATTACCGAAACAGAACTTAGACTCATTGCTGCTGCAGCAATCATTGGCGACATCAGAATGCCTAAAAAAGGATACAAGATGCCAGCCGCAATCGGAATTCCTAATAAATTATAAATAAACGCAAAAGCTAAGTTTTCTTTGATGTTTTTCATCATTGCTCTACTAAGGTTGATACTCTTCGTTACACCTAGCAAATCTCCTTTTAGCAAAGTAATATCGGCACTTTCTATTGCCACTTCGGTTCCAGAATCCATTGCAATGGCCACGTTGGCCTGTGCCAAAGCAGGTGCATCATTAATCCCGTCTCCTGCCATGCCTACAATTTTACCTTTTTGCTGCAAATCTTTTATAATCGATAATTTATCTGCTGGCAATACCTCTGCTTGATAATGAGAAATCCCAACTTCCTCTGCAACTTTTGCTGCAGTATTTTTATTGTCACCCGTAAGCATAATCAAATCAATATTTTCTTCTTTCAATTGTTTGATTGCTTCTTTGGTCGTAGGCTTCAGAGAATCAGAAAGCTCAAAAACGGCAACAACTTTATCCTCTATAATAAGGTAAGAAGTCGTGTTAGAAGGTATTTCGGTAGGATGAAAAGCGGGCGATAATTCTTGGGCCAAACGTAGATTTCCTAAAGCAACTTTTTGATTATCTATTGAACCTGAAACTCCTTTTCCAGAAAGATTCGAAAAATCATTTACTTTAAGATTCTCAATATTTTCTTTATTGGCTAGTTCGGTAAATGCTAAAGCTAGCGGATGCGTACTATTTTGGTTGAGACTTGCCGCAAATTGAATCGCATTTTCTCGATTTGTTTGATCCAAAAGATCAACTTTCACGATGCTTGGTCGCCCTTCTGTTAGGGTTCCTGTCTTGTCTATGGTCAAAGTATCTATCTGATTGAGGCGTTCTAAGGCTTCTGCATTTTTCACTAAAATTCCGTTTTTTGCACCTTTTCCTACCGCAACCATTACCGACATTGGCGTAGCCAAACCAAGTGCACAAGGACAGGCAACGATCAATACAGCAATAGCATTGGCAATGGCGTAAGCTACTCTATTTTCTCCACCGAATATCCACCAAGCAAAAAATGTAAGAATGGAAACTGCAATTACAGTTGGGACAAAAATTTTAGAAATTTTATCTACAGATCGTTGTATGGGCGCTTGCGTTCTACTTGCCGAATTCACCATCTGAATGATGTGCGACAACATGGTGTCTTGACCAATTTTCTCAGCGGTCATAATAAAACTTCCCGAACCATTTATACTTCCACCAATTACTTTATCATTTACGATTTTTGATACCGGAATTGCTTCTCCGGTAATCATAGATTCATCTATATCACTATTCCCTTCGATGATTTTACCGTCTATTGGAATTTTATCGCCAGGACGAACACGCAGTTGATCGCCAATTTTTATGCTGTCTACCAATATTTTTTTATCTCCATTTTTGGTGATTAAAATCGCTTCATTAGGGGTAAGTTTAATCAGTTCTTTTAGAGCTTTATTGGTTTTAGAATGTGCTTTGGCTTCCATCAATTGACCCAAAATAACCAGTGTAATGATTACAGCAACAGACTCGAAATATAAACCGATTTGCCCGTGATGTGTTCTGAATTCTACGGGGAATATCTGTGGAAAAAACAAGGCAACAAGACTGTACAGAAATGCAGCTGTGGTACCTAATCCAATCAAACTAAACATGTTGAGATGCCATGTCTTGAATGAGTTGTAAGCCCGAATAAAATACGTCCAACCACAATAAAAAACAACAGGTAAACACAAGAAAAATTGTAGATATGCAGAAGCTTTGTACGAGATAATTCTCCCGATAGGATTACCCGGAATCATTTCTCCCATAGCTAACAAAAATATAGGCATGGTGAAAACAACCGATATTATGAACTTTTTGCGGATACCAAGATAAACTTCATCTACTTCTTCTTTGGGTTCGATTGGTACTAAATCTGCTCCACATATCGGACAGTTACCTGGTTCATCGGTTGTTATCTCATTATGGATCGGACATGTGAATTGTGTTTTTGGTTTTAGTGGTGTTATTTTTTCCAGATTCATTCCGCACACCCTACAACTTCCCATTTCATCATACACTTTATCGCCTTCGCACATCATCGGGCAATAATATTTCCCTATTTGATCTTCGGTAAAACTTGGTGGTGGATAAACGCCGGCATGACCCGTACAACAACTTGCATCAGCTGTTTGTTCGGTTTTGTTCTGCAATAGACTCTTGTTAACTTGCTCAACCGGCATTAAAAACATATTACAAACCGGGCATCGACCTGGTTCGTCGTATTCTTTGTCGCCTTCGCAAAACATCGGACAAATATATTTTCCGCTTTCTGATTGGTTAGCTAATATATGATCCGGCAACGAATCGCCAGGAATGACCAAATGATAATCACCCGCTTGCGTAAGGTATTTCTGAAGTTCTTCTGACGAAAGTTCTTTTTCGCTTTCGATGAAAAATTGATCAGGTAAAAACACTTTAGCTTTTACCCCAGGTATTGTATTGAGTATTGCTTCTACTTCTTTTTTACTTTGATAGTTTTGCAATCCATGAACGGTATATTGTTTTGTTGTAGGCATTTTATAATAATTTTTATCTAGTCCAAATATCCGAAATATTATAGTC from Weeksella virosa DSM 16922 encodes:
- a CDS encoding copper-transporting P-type ATPase, with protein sequence MPTTKQYTVHGLQNYQSKKEVEAILNTIPGVKAKVFLPDQFFIESEKELSSEELQKYLTQAGDYHLVIPGDSLPDHILANQSESGKYICPMFCEGDKEYDEPGRCPVCNMFLMPVEQVNKSLLQNKTEQTADASCCTGHAGVYPPPSFTEDQIGKYYCPMMCEGDKVYDEMGSCRVCGMNLEKITPLKPKTQFTCPIHNEITTDEPGNCPICGADLVPIEPKEEVDEVYLGIRKKFIISVVFTMPIFLLAMGEMIPGNPIGRIISYKASAYLQFFLCLPVVFYCGWTYFIRAYNSFKTWHLNMFSLIGLGTTAAFLYSLVALFFPQIFPVEFRTHHGQIGLYFESVAVIITLVILGQLMEAKAHSKTNKALKELIKLTPNEAILITKNGDKKILVDSIKIGDQLRVRPGDKIPIDGKIIEGNSDIDESMITGEAIPVSKIVNDKVIGGSINGSGSFIMTAEKIGQDTMLSHIIQMVNSASRTQAPIQRSVDKISKIFVPTVIAVSILTFFAWWIFGGENRVAYAIANAIAVLIVACPCALGLATPMSVMVAVGKGAKNGILVKNAEALERLNQIDTLTIDKTGTLTEGRPSIVKVDLLDQTNRENAIQFAASLNQNSTHPLALAFTELANKENIENLKVNDFSNLSGKGVSGSIDNQKVALGNLRLAQELSPAFHPTEIPSNTTSYLIIEDKVVAVFELSDSLKPTTKEAIKQLKEENIDLIMLTGDNKNTAAKVAEEVGISHYQAEVLPADKLSIIKDLQQKGKIVGMAGDGINDAPALAQANVAIAMDSGTEVAIESADITLLKGDLLGVTKSINLSRAMMKNIKENLAFAFIYNLLGIPIAAGILYPFLGILMSPMIAAAAMSLSSVSVILNSTRLNNVKLTKR
- the trxB gene encoding thioredoxin-disulfide reductase, which codes for MIEEIMQYDTVIIGSGPAGYTAAIYAARANLNPVVFTGMEPGGQLTTTTDVDNFPGYPDGITGPDMMADLQKQAERFGTKVIYEYITEANLATEVGQIHKLKTSSGKEIHAKTVIISTGATAKYLGLDDEKKYAGSGVSACATCDGFFYKGKDVAVIGGGDTAAEEATYLSKLCKKVYLLIRRDEMRASKAMQEKVFKTQNIEVMFNHELIGLEGDMVVQKANIINNKTNEKSSLELDGVFIAIGHTPNTDLFKTQLNMDEMGYLVTEDKSTKTNLPGVFAAGDVQDSVYRQAITAAGTGCMAALDAEKYILQNFS
- the holA gene encoding DNA polymerase III subunit delta — protein: MSATDSLLKDIKNKNFLPIYFLAGEEPYYIDELTEALEKNVLTEDEKAFNQTIVYGQDVDMEQLISLAKQYPMGAEKQLIIVKEAQHLAREIDKLLPYAENPQSSTVLVFNFKGKTIDKRLKIAKTLQKLNAYHEFKKIYESKIPDWIDQRVLKSGVKIDMKAKMLLAEFVGANLSRLDNEIEKLALIIGKGNTITPDQIERNIGISKDYNNFELRTAIINKDMPKIASIIHYFDKNPKENPIIVTISAIFNLFQSLVILHTLEDKSPSNAAKNLGVHPYFVNEYFTGAKNYPLKSTMQIISLIREYDMKSKGVGATGNVSHADLLKELAIKIIHS